A window of Clostridium sp. 'White wine YQ' contains these coding sequences:
- a CDS encoding GNAT family N-acetyltransferase — translation MISIEYLADYREHVDTVSNWLCTEFGEENNYEFFHSIIERSLIKNKLPITFIAFDDNELVGTIGLWRSDLVSRQDLYPWLSALYVREDYRGKNIGKELQHFLIEYCKKASFSEIYLYTDLHNYYEKTGWEYLEDGVEFSGGYMKIYKKIII, via the coding sequence ATGATATCTATAGAGTATTTAGCTGATTATAGGGAGCATGTTGATACAGTATCAAACTGGCTTTGCACAGAATTTGGTGAAGAAAATAATTACGAATTTTTTCATAGTATTATTGAACGCAGCTTAATCAAAAATAAATTGCCTATAACTTTTATAGCATTTGATGACAACGAATTAGTTGGAACAATTGGGCTTTGGAGAAGCGATTTAGTAAGTAGACAAGATCTCTATCCATGGCTATCAGCTTTATATGTTAGAGAAGATTATAGAGGAAAGAATATTGGAAAAGAGTTACAACATTTCTTAATTGAATATTGTAAAAAGGCAAGTTTCAGCGAAATCTATTTATATACAGATCTTCACAATTATTATGAGAAAACTGGTTGGGAGTATCTTGAAGATGGAGTT